One Amycolatopsis tolypomycina DNA segment encodes these proteins:
- the sucC gene encoding ADP-forming succinate--CoA ligase subunit beta gives MDLYEYQARDLFAAHGVPVLPGAVASTPEEAKTAAEQIGNQVVVKAQVKVGGRGKAGGVKLAQTPDEAKEKAEAILGLDIKGHITRRVLVAEASDIASEYYFSFLLDRANRTFLAMASSEGGMEIEQLAVERPEALAKIPVDAIAGVDKAKALEILKAGNFPAEIIDEAADVVVKLWETFVSEDATLVEVNPLVRDPQDKIIALDGKVTLDENADFRQPGHEALVDKDAENPLEAKAKAKNLNYVKLDGQVGIIGNGAGLVMSTLDVVAYAGEKHGGVKPANFLDIGGGASAEVMAAGLDVILNDTDVKSVFVNVFGGITACDAVANGIVEALKILGDEATKPLVVRLDGNNVVEGRQILADANHPLVTVVDTMDNAADKAAELAAAGA, from the coding sequence GTGGACCTCTACGAGTACCAGGCGAGGGATCTCTTCGCCGCCCACGGAGTACCGGTTCTGCCGGGTGCCGTGGCTAGCACCCCCGAAGAAGCCAAGACCGCCGCGGAGCAGATCGGCAACCAGGTCGTCGTCAAGGCGCAGGTGAAGGTCGGCGGCCGCGGGAAGGCGGGCGGCGTCAAGCTGGCCCAGACGCCGGACGAGGCGAAGGAGAAGGCGGAAGCCATCCTCGGCCTCGACATCAAGGGCCACATCACGCGTCGCGTGCTGGTGGCCGAAGCCTCGGACATCGCGTCCGAGTACTACTTCTCCTTCCTGCTGGACCGCGCGAACCGCACGTTCCTGGCGATGGCGTCCTCCGAGGGCGGCATGGAGATCGAGCAGCTCGCGGTCGAGCGCCCCGAAGCGCTCGCGAAGATCCCGGTCGACGCGATCGCCGGTGTCGACAAGGCGAAGGCGCTCGAGATCCTGAAGGCCGGCAACTTCCCGGCCGAGATCATCGACGAAGCCGCCGACGTCGTGGTGAAGCTCTGGGAGACCTTCGTCTCCGAGGACGCCACCCTGGTCGAGGTCAACCCGCTGGTCCGCGACCCGCAGGACAAGATCATCGCCCTCGACGGCAAGGTCACCCTCGACGAGAACGCGGACTTCCGCCAGCCGGGCCACGAGGCCCTGGTCGACAAGGACGCGGAGAACCCGCTCGAGGCGAAGGCCAAGGCCAAGAACCTCAACTACGTCAAGCTCGACGGCCAGGTCGGCATCATCGGCAACGGCGCGGGCCTCGTCATGTCCACTTTGGACGTCGTGGCGTACGCGGGCGAGAAGCACGGCGGCGTGAAGCCGGCGAACTTCCTCGACATCGGCGGCGGCGCGTCGGCCGAGGTCATGGCGGCCGGGCTGGACGTCATCCTCAACGACACCGACGTGAAGAGCGTCTTCGTCAACGTCTTCGGCGGCATCACCGCGTGCGACGCGGTGGCGAACGGCATCGTCGAGGCCCTGAAGATCCTGGGCGACGAGGCCACCAAGCCGCTGGTCGTCCGCCTGGACGGCAACAACGTCGTCGAGGGTCGCCAGATCCTGGCCGACGCGAACCACCCGCTGGTCACCGTGGTGGACACAATGGACAACGCGGCCGACAAGGCTGCCGAGCTCGCCGCGGCAGGTGCGTGA
- a CDS encoding M23 family metallopeptidase, with product MVAAVAAGAFAAAAAGSTLKTVTDSDAAFTPLANSQDASASLTAGGAGSGGAPELLPASHVVDASAEAAKLADSASITQAREQREADAAKKAAEEAARPKTCLPAHGTFTSGFGARWGTSHLGIDIANSIGTPIYAASDGTVIEAGPASGFGLWVRIQLDDGTVQVYGHMNSFSVKEGQKVKCGQQIAEIGNRGQSTGPHLHFEVWQNGTKKIDPRPWLAARGVVL from the coding sequence GTGGTTGCCGCTGTCGCGGCTGGTGCGTTCGCCGCCGCCGCTGCGGGTTCGACGCTCAAGACGGTCACCGATTCCGACGCCGCCTTCACCCCCCTGGCGAACAGCCAGGACGCCAGCGCTTCCCTGACCGCGGGAGGTGCGGGCTCCGGGGGTGCCCCCGAGCTCCTGCCGGCCAGCCACGTCGTCGACGCCTCCGCCGAGGCCGCCAAGCTCGCCGACAGCGCCTCGATCACCCAGGCCCGCGAGCAGCGCGAAGCCGACGCCGCCAAGAAGGCCGCCGAAGAAGCCGCTCGCCCCAAGACCTGCCTGCCCGCGCACGGCACCTTCACCTCGGGCTTCGGTGCCCGGTGGGGCACGAGCCACCTCGGCATCGACATCGCCAACTCGATCGGCACCCCGATCTACGCCGCCTCCGACGGCACCGTGATCGAGGCCGGCCCGGCCAGCGGTTTCGGCCTCTGGGTGCGGATCCAGCTCGACGACGGCACCGTCCAGGTCTACGGCCACATGAACTCCTTCTCCGTCAAGGAGGGGCAGAAGGTCAAGTGCGGCCAGCAGATCGCCGAGATCGGCAACCGCGGCCAGAGCACCGGCCCGCACCTGCACTTCGAGGTGTGGCAGAACGGCACCAAGAAGATCGACCCCCGGCCCTGGCTGGCCGCGCGCGGCGTCGTTCTCTGA
- the pcrA gene encoding DNA helicase PcrA, producing the protein MDTLFDLPAATPVRKPAAGGQAELLDDLNPAQREAVTHAGGPLLVVAGAGSGKTRVLTRRIAYLLGQRRVHPGEIMAITFTNKAAAEMRERVAALVGRRANAMWVSTFHSMCVRILRREAKTLDMSSSFSIYDSDDTKRLITLVARDLDIDPKRYAARTLAVHISNLKNELTDPETAAANAGNDLERRVAEVYGEYQRRLNQANAFDFDDLIMRTVSLLQAFPAVAEYYRRRFRHVLVDEYQDTNHAQYTLVRELAGTAPNEAGVEPAELVVVGDADQSIYAFRGATIRNIEEFERDFPNAHTILLEQNYRSTQTILSAANAVIERNPNRRAKRLWTDSGDGEKIVGYVADNDHDEAAFVAGEIDALAEKGEADYSDVAVFYRTNNQSRVFEEIFIRLGLPYKVVGGVRFYERREVRDMIAYLRVLANPEDTVSLRRVLNVPKRGIGDRAEAVVATHAERERISFAQALREAVEGRVPLLNPRSVKAIGGFVAMLDELGTLVSDGAEVHDVLEAVLDKTGYRAELEESEDPQDHTRVENLDELVTVAREFTEITAEVVADENAELVVEEGVPAPGSLPAFLERVSLVADADSVPSPDGGEEGDGGAGVVTLMTVHTAKGLEYPVVFCTGWEDGVFPHMRALGDPTELAEERRLAYVAITRARKRLYVSRAITRSAWGQPSMNPASRFLDELPPDLVDWRRLEPSSSGFGSFGSGSRGTPRAATTWGGRRSSSPSSAGTPSFGKGWKDTVALKLDVGDRVSHDKYGLGTVISCDGVGPRATATIDFGQAGKVRLMLIGSVPMVKL; encoded by the coding sequence ATGGACACCCTCTTCGATCTCCCCGCCGCGACCCCTGTGCGCAAGCCCGCCGCCGGCGGGCAGGCCGAGCTGCTCGACGACCTCAACCCCGCCCAGCGCGAAGCCGTCACCCACGCCGGTGGCCCGCTGCTGGTCGTGGCGGGCGCGGGATCGGGCAAGACCCGGGTGCTGACCCGCCGGATCGCGTACCTGCTCGGGCAGCGCCGCGTGCACCCCGGCGAAATCATGGCGATCACCTTCACCAACAAGGCCGCCGCCGAAATGCGCGAGCGCGTCGCCGCCCTCGTCGGGCGCCGCGCGAACGCCATGTGGGTGTCGACCTTCCACTCCATGTGCGTGCGGATCCTGCGCCGGGAAGCCAAAACGCTCGACATGTCGTCGAGCTTCTCCATCTACGACTCCGACGACACCAAGCGGCTGATCACCCTGGTGGCACGGGATCTCGACATCGACCCGAAGCGCTACGCCGCCCGCACGCTCGCCGTGCACATCTCGAACCTGAAGAACGAGCTCACCGACCCGGAGACGGCGGCGGCGAACGCGGGCAACGACCTCGAGCGCCGCGTCGCCGAGGTCTACGGCGAGTACCAGCGGCGGCTCAACCAGGCCAACGCCTTCGACTTCGACGACCTCATCATGCGCACGGTCTCGCTGCTGCAGGCGTTCCCGGCCGTCGCCGAGTACTACCGGCGGCGGTTCCGCCACGTGCTGGTCGACGAGTACCAGGACACGAACCACGCGCAGTACACCCTGGTCCGCGAGCTGGCCGGGACCGCGCCGAACGAGGCCGGTGTCGAGCCGGCCGAGCTGGTCGTCGTCGGTGACGCGGACCAGTCGATCTACGCCTTCCGCGGCGCGACGATCCGCAACATCGAGGAGTTCGAGCGGGACTTCCCGAACGCGCACACCATCCTGCTGGAGCAGAACTACCGGTCCACGCAGACGATCCTGTCCGCGGCCAACGCCGTCATCGAGCGGAACCCGAACCGCCGCGCGAAGCGGCTGTGGACGGACTCGGGCGACGGCGAGAAGATCGTCGGCTACGTCGCGGACAACGACCACGACGAAGCCGCGTTCGTCGCGGGCGAGATCGACGCGCTGGCGGAGAAGGGCGAAGCCGACTACTCGGACGTCGCCGTCTTCTACCGCACCAACAACCAGTCCCGTGTCTTCGAAGAGATCTTCATCCGGCTCGGCCTGCCGTACAAGGTCGTCGGCGGCGTGCGGTTCTACGAGCGCCGCGAGGTCCGCGACATGATCGCCTACCTGCGCGTGCTGGCGAACCCGGAGGACACGGTCAGCCTGCGGCGCGTGCTGAACGTGCCCAAGCGCGGCATCGGCGACCGCGCCGAGGCCGTCGTGGCAACGCACGCCGAGCGCGAGCGGATCTCCTTCGCGCAGGCGTTGCGGGAAGCCGTCGAGGGCAGGGTGCCGCTGCTGAACCCGCGTTCGGTCAAGGCGATCGGCGGGTTCGTGGCGATGCTCGACGAGCTGGGGACGCTGGTTTCGGACGGCGCCGAGGTGCACGACGTCCTGGAAGCCGTGCTCGACAAGACCGGCTACCGCGCCGAGCTCGAGGAGTCGGAAGACCCGCAGGACCACACGCGCGTGGAGAACCTCGACGAGCTCGTGACGGTCGCCCGGGAGTTCACCGAGATCACCGCCGAGGTCGTCGCGGACGAGAACGCCGAGCTGGTCGTCGAGGAGGGCGTCCCGGCGCCGGGCTCGCTGCCGGCGTTCCTCGAGCGCGTGTCGCTGGTCGCGGACGCCGACTCGGTGCCCTCGCCCGACGGCGGCGAGGAAGGCGACGGCGGCGCGGGCGTGGTCACGCTGATGACCGTGCACACCGCGAAGGGCCTGGAATACCCGGTCGTGTTCTGCACCGGCTGGGAGGACGGCGTTTTCCCGCACATGCGCGCGCTGGGCGACCCGACCGAGCTGGCCGAGGAACGGCGGCTCGCGTACGTCGCGATCACGCGCGCCAGGAAGCGGCTGTACGTCTCGCGCGCGATCACGCGCTCGGCGTGGGGCCAGCCGTCGATGAACCCGGCTTCGCGGTTCCTCGACGAGCTGCCGCCGGACCTGGTCGACTGGCGGCGGCTGGAGCCGTCCAGCAGCGGCTTCGGCTCGTTCGGCTCCGGTTCGCGCGGCACACCGCGGGCGGCGACCACCTGGGGCGGCCGCCGGTCGTCTTCGCCGTCTTCCGCGGGCACGCCGTCGTTCGGCAAGGGCTGGAAGGACACGGTGGCGCTGAAGCTGGACGTCGGCGACCGCGTCAGCCACGACAAGTACGGCCTCGGCACGGTGATCTCCTGCGACGGCGTCGGCCCGCGCGCGACGGCCACCATCGACTTCGGCCAGGCGGGCAAGGTCCGCCTGATGCTGATCGGCAGCGTCCCGATGGTGAAGCTCTAG
- a CDS encoding DUF1707 SHOCT-like domain-containing protein: MENTRIRAADADRERVATAVQIAGSEGRLTLEEVEERLGRVYAARFTDELGALTADLPRPAPPSSGFPLTRAALRRHPALRVHLAVVVAIAVVATVRWVALGAGFFWPVFPVFWLAVSLLVHARVRSARERPRTAVPY, encoded by the coding sequence ATGGAAAACACCCGCATCCGGGCCGCCGACGCCGATCGCGAACGCGTCGCCACCGCCGTCCAGATCGCCGGCTCCGAAGGCCGGCTCACCCTCGAAGAGGTCGAGGAACGCCTCGGCCGCGTCTACGCCGCGCGGTTCACCGACGAACTCGGCGCGCTCACCGCCGACCTGCCGCGGCCCGCGCCGCCGTCGAGCGGCTTCCCGCTCACCCGGGCGGCGCTGCGGCGCCATCCGGCCCTGCGCGTCCACCTCGCCGTCGTGGTCGCGATCGCGGTGGTGGCGACCGTGCGGTGGGTGGCGCTGGGCGCCGGGTTCTTCTGGCCGGTGTTCCCGGTGTTCTGGCTCGCGGTGAGCCTCTTGGTTCATGCTCGGGTGCGCTCGGCCCGGGAGCGCCCCCGCACCGCTGTGCCATACTGA
- a CDS encoding chorismate mutase: protein MNAHATNADGQPAEHTPAGDDIASLRQEIDYLDKEILRLVKRRVEVSKKIGAARMAAGGTRIVYNREMDVLARYRELGPDGRQLAMALLNLGRGRLGR from the coding sequence ATGAACGCACACGCGACGAACGCCGACGGCCAGCCCGCCGAGCACACCCCCGCGGGCGACGACATCGCGTCGCTCCGCCAGGAGATCGACTACCTGGACAAGGAGATCCTGCGGCTGGTCAAACGCCGCGTCGAGGTGTCCAAGAAGATCGGGGCCGCGCGGATGGCCGCCGGCGGCACGCGCATCGTCTACAACCGCGAGATGGACGTGCTCGCGCGCTACCGCGAACTCGGCCCGGACGGCCGTCAGCTGGCCATGGCGCTGCTCAACCTGGGACGCGGGCGGCTCGGCCGGTAA
- a CDS encoding serine/threonine-protein kinase gives MSDEGRLVADRYRIVGRIGTGAMGAVWQAHDEVLGRTVAIKQLLLQPHLDQHDAEDARQRTMREGRIAARLHHPNAISVFDVVTDDNGQPCLIMEYLNSTSLAAVLQERRTLPPTEVARIGAQVAAALREAHAVGIVHRDIKPGNILLGGNGVVKITDFGISRAKDDVTVTKTGMIAGTPAYLAPEVAIGGEPGPESDVFSLGSTLYAACEGQPPFGLSENTLSLLHAVAAGQINPPRQSGPLASVLAVLLHPDVEHRPTAEECEELLAAVARGETPLGGPADETMMAPSAGVLGAAAVADPNATQMFDEIPAGHSGTLLGGGAPTQAVPFYDEDDYPEATGYPEDDYDGYDHYREDDRHAAGGVPPGLAATRAVPVPPHEQHGYEDDYDDYDDEPVPPPPARSRPQMSPVDDEDDKPGAWKRPAIIGGIVVVGLVALVVWLLSPNNPEAPAAPIPSSKPTPTSTSESLPATTEDPVSTADVPPPVTESTSSSKRATTSRNSETPTTTPTKSSPKTTPPETSSDAQPTTTPVTPTTSTTP, from the coding sequence GTGAGCGACGAGGGTCGTCTGGTCGCCGATCGGTACCGCATCGTCGGCCGGATCGGCACGGGCGCGATGGGGGCCGTCTGGCAGGCGCACGACGAGGTCCTGGGCCGCACGGTGGCCATCAAGCAGCTCCTGCTCCAGCCCCACCTGGACCAGCACGACGCCGAGGACGCCCGCCAGCGGACGATGCGCGAGGGCCGGATCGCGGCCCGGCTGCACCACCCCAACGCGATCTCCGTGTTCGACGTCGTCACCGACGACAACGGCCAGCCGTGCCTGATCATGGAGTACCTCAACTCCACCAGCCTGGCGGCCGTGCTGCAGGAACGCCGCACGCTGCCGCCGACCGAGGTGGCGCGCATCGGCGCCCAGGTCGCCGCGGCGCTGCGCGAGGCGCACGCGGTCGGGATCGTGCACCGCGACATCAAGCCGGGCAACATCCTGCTCGGCGGCAACGGCGTCGTGAAGATCACCGACTTCGGCATCTCGCGGGCCAAGGACGACGTCACGGTCACCAAGACCGGGATGATCGCCGGCACGCCCGCCTACCTGGCCCCCGAGGTCGCCATCGGCGGCGAGCCGGGGCCGGAGTCGGACGTCTTCTCCCTCGGCTCCACGCTCTACGCGGCGTGCGAGGGACAGCCGCCGTTCGGGCTGTCCGAGAACACGCTGAGCCTGCTGCACGCCGTCGCGGCCGGGCAGATCAACCCGCCGCGCCAGTCCGGGCCGCTGGCCAGCGTGCTGGCCGTGCTGCTGCACCCGGACGTCGAGCACCGGCCGACCGCCGAGGAGTGCGAGGAGCTGCTGGCGGCCGTCGCCCGCGGCGAGACCCCGCTCGGCGGCCCGGCCGACGAGACCATGATGGCGCCGTCCGCCGGCGTCCTCGGCGCGGCCGCCGTCGCCGACCCGAACGCCACCCAGATGTTCGACGAGATCCCCGCGGGCCACTCGGGCACGCTGCTCGGCGGCGGGGCCCCGACGCAGGCCGTGCCGTTCTACGACGAGGACGACTACCCGGAGGCCACCGGCTACCCGGAGGACGACTACGACGGGTACGACCACTACCGCGAGGACGACCGCCACGCGGCCGGGGGCGTGCCGCCCGGGCTGGCCGCGACCCGCGCGGTGCCGGTGCCGCCGCACGAGCAGCACGGGTACGAGGACGACTACGACGATTACGACGACGAGCCGGTGCCGCCGCCCCCGGCCCGCTCGCGTCCGCAGATGAGCCCGGTCGACGACGAGGACGACAAGCCCGGCGCCTGGAAGCGCCCGGCGATCATCGGCGGCATCGTCGTCGTGGGCCTGGTCGCCCTTGTGGTCTGGCTGCTGAGCCCGAACAACCCGGAGGCGCCGGCCGCGCCGATCCCCAGCAGCAAGCCGACGCCCACCTCGACGTCGGAGTCGCTGCCGGCCACGACCGAGGACCCGGTCAGCACGGCCGACGTGCCGCCTCCGGTGACGGAATCGACTTCGTCGTCGAAGCGGGCGACGACGTCGAGGAACAGCGAAACTCCGACGACCACGCCGACGAAGTCGAGTCCGAAGACGACGCCGCCGGAAACCAGCAGCGACGCTCAGCCGACGACAACGCCGGTAACGCCGACTACGTCCACCACGCCGTGA
- a CDS encoding serine/threonine-protein kinase: MSSEGTIVGGRFRLDQPIGRGRAGIVWLAFDTRLFRTVAMKRMYLPVGAGDRAEQARAAAMQEGKDAARIEHPSAIKVFDVLPEGQDVWLVMEYIPSRSMATFLAEHGRLTPDQAAQLGIQLGNALAAIHAAGFVHRTLEPGTVLLADDGGVKLTDIGISGGGPHAAYVAPEVARGLPGTPAADVFSLGATLYTAVEGVPPFGEDGQSSERPPQNSGVLTEALRKMLRADPVTRPTMADTVRSLQAITEGRETAFIPPTAPGIPPPPPPPFNPGLAAAGPPMPPSGPQFQQQPMPVAAPGYAGAEETQRMQPVAPPTQYAPQPVPGAPRQAQASNLPVSKKTLVTVAAILAAVLVGILVTELFFV; the protein is encoded by the coding sequence TTGAGTTCCGAAGGCACCATCGTCGGCGGCCGGTTCCGGCTGGACCAGCCGATCGGCCGCGGCCGCGCCGGCATCGTGTGGCTGGCGTTCGACACGCGGCTGTTCCGCACCGTCGCGATGAAGCGGATGTACCTGCCGGTCGGCGCGGGCGACCGCGCCGAGCAGGCGCGCGCGGCCGCCATGCAGGAGGGCAAGGACGCGGCGCGGATCGAGCACCCGTCCGCGATCAAGGTGTTCGACGTGCTGCCGGAGGGCCAGGACGTCTGGCTGGTGATGGAGTACATCCCGTCGCGCAGCATGGCGACGTTCCTCGCCGAGCACGGCAGGCTCACCCCCGACCAGGCGGCACAGCTGGGCATCCAGCTCGGCAACGCGCTGGCGGCCATCCACGCGGCCGGTTTCGTGCACCGCACCCTCGAGCCGGGCACGGTGCTGCTGGCCGACGACGGCGGCGTCAAGCTCACCGACATCGGCATCAGCGGCGGCGGGCCGCACGCGGCGTACGTGGCGCCCGAAGTCGCCCGCGGCCTCCCGGGCACGCCGGCGGCGGACGTCTTCTCCCTCGGCGCGACGCTCTACACGGCCGTGGAGGGCGTGCCGCCGTTCGGGGAGGACGGCCAGTCGTCCGAGCGCCCGCCGCAGAACTCCGGCGTCCTGACCGAGGCCCTGCGCAAGATGCTGCGGGCGGACCCGGTCACGCGGCCGACGATGGCGGACACCGTCCGCTCGCTGCAGGCGATCACCGAAGGCCGCGAAACGGCGTTCATCCCGCCGACCGCGCCCGGGATCCCGCCGCCCCCGCCGCCGCCCTTCAACCCGGGCCTGGCGGCCGCGGGGCCGCCGATGCCGCCGTCGGGACCGCAGTTCCAGCAGCAGCCGATGCCGGTCGCCGCGCCCGGTTACGCGGGTGCTGAGGAGACGCAGCGGATGCAGCCGGTTGCGCCGCCGACCCAGTACGCGCCGCAGCCCGTGCCGGGTGCCCCGCGGCAGGCTCAGGCGAGCAACCTGCCGGTGTCGAAGAAGACGCTGGTGACCGTGGCCGCGATCCTCGCGGCGGTGCTGGTCGGCATCCTCGTCACCGAGCTGTTCTTCGTCTAG
- a CDS encoding MSCRAMM family protein: MSNRATRRARRRVGITLLGAVCLTFGTLTSAEANLAPSPFDAADGNLVLNDETQDWANAPHLVTALDKPTGQTDDSFGQGTKEDTAVPTVVDGSIPNNKSDLTRLYVANERVSGKEFLYLAWERVQEPTGTTNMDFEFNQSGTVSANGVTPVRTAGDVLIKYDLSQGGVNPVLGYHLWTTTGNAATVCEASNSLPCWDKVHALSGANFEGSINAVPVTDPIAPNAPRTLSTRTFGEAAINLTDSGILPAGTCKAFGAAYLKSRSSDSFTAALKDFIAPKPVSISNCGKIVIQKVTAPSPDPTNTAFSFTLTGGPSALNKSFSLKNGESNTTTNVQAGSGYTAAETVPANWSLTSATCDDGSPVTNIDVSADETVTCTFTNTLQLGAIKVTKTRKHAADGAGDHPHAGVNFTVNGVTKATDSAGVACFDGLTFGSYTVHETVPAGYHVDANDKSVTVDNTATCGATPYAGESVSFHNTPLTDLTVSVDSQVAGGTASTIDCGVASGSTGAGGDGSVTAKDLEPGTYTCVIVVDP; the protein is encoded by the coding sequence ATGAGCAACAGAGCGACAAGACGCGCACGGCGTCGCGTCGGCATCACCTTGCTGGGCGCCGTCTGTCTCACCTTCGGCACACTCACCTCGGCCGAAGCCAACCTCGCCCCCAGCCCGTTCGACGCGGCCGACGGCAACCTCGTCCTGAACGACGAGACGCAGGACTGGGCCAACGCACCCCACCTCGTGACCGCGCTGGACAAGCCGACCGGGCAGACGGACGACTCCTTCGGCCAGGGCACCAAGGAGGACACGGCCGTGCCGACCGTCGTCGACGGCTCGATCCCGAACAACAAGAGCGACCTCACCCGGCTGTACGTGGCGAACGAGCGGGTGAGCGGCAAGGAGTTCCTGTACCTGGCGTGGGAGCGGGTCCAGGAGCCGACCGGCACGACGAACATGGACTTCGAGTTCAACCAGTCGGGCACGGTGAGCGCGAACGGCGTGACCCCGGTGCGCACCGCCGGTGACGTGCTGATCAAGTACGACCTGTCGCAGGGTGGCGTCAACCCGGTGCTCGGCTACCACCTCTGGACCACCACGGGCAACGCCGCGACGGTCTGCGAAGCCAGCAACTCGCTCCCGTGCTGGGACAAGGTGCACGCGCTGAGCGGCGCCAACTTCGAAGGCTCGATCAACGCGGTGCCGGTGACCGACCCCATCGCGCCGAACGCCCCGCGCACGCTGTCGACGCGCACCTTCGGTGAGGCGGCGATCAACCTGACCGACTCGGGCATCCTGCCCGCGGGCACCTGCAAGGCCTTCGGCGCCGCCTACCTCAAGAGCCGCTCCTCGGACTCGTTCACCGCGGCGCTCAAGGACTTCATCGCGCCGAAGCCGGTGAGCATCTCCAACTGCGGCAAGATCGTCATCCAGAAGGTGACGGCACCGTCGCCGGATCCGACGAACACGGCGTTCTCGTTCACCCTGACCGGCGGACCGTCCGCGCTGAACAAGTCGTTCTCCCTCAAGAACGGCGAGTCGAACACGACGACCAACGTCCAGGCCGGCTCGGGCTACACCGCCGCCGAGACGGTGCCCGCGAACTGGTCGCTCACGAGCGCCACCTGCGACGACGGCAGCCCGGTGACCAACATCGACGTCAGCGCCGACGAAACGGTCACCTGCACCTTCACCAACACCCTGCAGCTCGGGGCGATCAAGGTGACGAAGACGCGCAAGCACGCCGCCGACGGCGCGGGCGACCACCCGCACGCCGGGGTGAACTTCACGGTCAACGGCGTCACCAAGGCCACCGACAGCGCCGGCGTCGCCTGCTTCGACGGCCTGACCTTCGGCAGCTACACCGTCCACGAGACGGTGCCGGCGGGCTACCACGTCGACGCCAACGACAAGTCCGTGACGGTCGACAACACCGCCACCTGCGGCGCCACGCCGTACGCCGGCGAGAGCGTGTCGTTCCACAACACGCCGCTCACCGACCTCACGGTCAGCGTCGACTCGCAGGTCGCCGGCGGGACGGCGTCGACGATCGACTGCGGTGTCGCGAGCGGCTCCACCGGGGCCGGCGGCGACGGGTCCGTCACCGCGAAGGACCTCGAACCGGGCACCTACACCTGCGTGATCGTGGTCGACCCGTGA
- a CDS encoding LysR family transcriptional regulator: MLDVRRLQVLRAVVTSGSITAAARNLGYTPSAISQQLSALEREAGTELLERVGRGVRPTAAGALLSEHAETLSAELARAEAALTELKEGRIGRVSIRYFATAGASLVPPAIAAVRREHPGVRLDLKLVEPDDPMMDVEAGNADVAITVFPRKTPPGKGVELVHLLDDPYRAVLPKTHPLARKRVLDLSEFAEEPWVGVDGLPGVCRDILDSACASAGFTPNVVVESEDYQTAQGFVAAGIGVGLIPELGLGAPHPGVVVRRIRHPEPVRTIHAAVASRAWGHPAVRTLLEAMRAATAKVA; encoded by the coding sequence ATGCTCGACGTCCGTCGCCTGCAGGTTCTCCGCGCTGTCGTCACCAGCGGGTCGATCACCGCCGCGGCCCGGAACCTCGGCTACACGCCGTCCGCGATCAGCCAGCAGCTTTCCGCGCTCGAACGCGAGGCCGGCACCGAACTGCTCGAACGCGTCGGGCGCGGCGTCCGGCCGACCGCGGCGGGCGCGCTGCTGTCCGAGCACGCCGAGACGCTCAGCGCCGAGCTGGCCAGGGCCGAAGCGGCGCTGACCGAGCTCAAGGAAGGCCGCATCGGCCGCGTCTCGATCCGCTACTTCGCCACGGCGGGCGCGTCGCTGGTCCCGCCCGCCATCGCCGCGGTCCGCCGCGAGCACCCCGGCGTGCGCCTCGACCTCAAGCTCGTCGAACCCGACGACCCGATGATGGACGTCGAGGCGGGCAACGCCGACGTCGCGATCACCGTCTTCCCGCGCAAGACCCCGCCGGGCAAGGGCGTCGAGCTGGTGCACCTGCTGGACGACCCGTACCGCGCGGTGCTGCCGAAGACCCACCCGCTGGCGCGCAAGCGCGTGCTGGACCTGTCGGAGTTCGCCGAGGAGCCCTGGGTCGGCGTCGACGGCCTCCCCGGAGTCTGCCGCGACATCCTGGACAGCGCCTGCGCGTCCGCCGGCTTCACGCCCAACGTCGTGGTGGAGTCCGAGGACTACCAGACGGCGCAGGGGTTCGTCGCCGCCGGCATCGGCGTCGGCCTGATCCCCGAGCTGGGCCTCGGCGCGCCGCACCCCGGCGTGGTCGTCCGCAGGATCCGCCACCCGGAACCGGTCCGCACGATCCACGCCGCGGTGGCGTCCCGGGCGTGGGGCCACCCGGCCGTCCGCACCCTGCTGGAAGCCATGCGCGCGGCGACCGCGAAAGTCGCCTGA